Proteins encoded in a region of the Quercus lobata isolate SW786 chromosome 8, ValleyOak3.0 Primary Assembly, whole genome shotgun sequence genome:
- the LOC115955952 gene encoding ultraviolet-B receptor UVR8 has translation MGDRFRSVSIEDLPSHLILEILTSGWLGVIDLACLELTSRTFGGSHGLYPHKFRSLVDFAAFQLCVSNTMFAWMSRNAQGELFDRCNGNWKRVLRFLQSVEQSSEMVETSAGNMQITTGIYHTLLISNSSVYTCGFSFCGVLGHGPETTQCVAFTRVDFPSLAHVVQVSAYQNHAAFVMQSGEVFTCGDNSSYCCGHRDTSRPIFRPRLVDALKGVPCKQVAAGLNFTVFLTRQGQVYACGSNTHGQLGHGDTLDRPTPKIVEVLEGVGSVVQIAAGPSYVLAVTDSGAVYSFGSGSNFCLGHGEQHDEFQPRAIQTFRRKGIHVVRVSAGDEHAVALDSSGLVYTWGKGYCGALGHGDEADKTTPALLNCLKSHLAVQVCARKRKTFVLVDDGLVYGFGWMGFGSLGFPERGVSDKVMRPGILECLRGHHVSQISTGLYHTVVVTNRGKIFGFGDNERAQLGHDTLRISLEPTEIFIQEMTDDTNAVADSE, from the exons ATGGGGGATCGATTTAGGTCTGTTTCGATTGAGGATTTGCCATCGCATTTGATTTTGGAGATTTTGACCTCTGGCTGGCTTGGTGTCATTGATCTTGCTTGTTTGGAGTTGACTTCTAGGACTTTTGGTGGCAGTCATGGGTTGTACCCTCATAAGTTCCGGTCGTTGGTGGACTTTGCGGCATTTCAGCTGTGTGTGTCGAATACAATGTTTGCTTGGATGAGTAGAAATGCTCAGGGAGAGTTGTTTGATCGGTGCAATGGGAACTGGAAGCGGGTTTTGAGGTTCTTGCAGTCGGTGGAGCAATCATCAGAGATGGTCGAGACCTCAGCAGGCAAT ATGCAGATTACCACTGGAATTTATCACACATTGCTGATCAGCAATTCATCAGTGTACACTTGTGGTTTCAGCTTTTGTGGTGTTCTTGGTCACGGTCCCGAAACAACACAATGTGTAGCATTTACCCGGGTTGATTTCCCATCTTTGGCTCATGTTGTGCAAGTTTCGGCTTACCAAAATCATGCTGCCTTTGTCATGCAGTCTGGAGAG GTTTTCACATGTGGAGATAATTCATCATATTGTTGTGGCCATAGAGATACAAGTCGCCCCATTTTTAGGCCTAGGCTTGTTGATGCATTGAAGGGAGTTCCTTGCAAGCAG GTTGCTGCAGGGCTCAATTTCACTGTGTTCCTCACAAGACAAGGGCAGGTTTATGCATGTGGGTCCAACACACATGGGCAGCTTGGTCATGGTGATACCCTGGACAGACCAACTCCCAAAATTGTTGAAGTGCTTGAGGGAGTTGGTTCTGTAGTTCAGATTGCTGCAGGTCCAAGTTATGTGTTAGCTGTAACTGACAGCGGGGCAGTCTACTCGTTTGGTTCAGGTTCTAATTTCTGTCTTGGCCATGGAGAGCAGCATGATGAGTTCCAACCACGTGCAATCCAGACTTTCCGGAGAAAGGGTATTCATGTGGTTCGTGTCTCTGCTGGTGATGAGCATGCCGTTGCACTTGACTCCAGTGGACTT GTATATACTTGGGGCAAAGGCTACTGTGGTGCACTAGGACATGGAGATGAGGCTGATAAAACTACTCCAGCACTCTTGAATTGCCTTAAGAGCCATCTTGCTGTGCAG GTATGTGCAAGAAAGAGGAAAACCTTTGTTCTAGTAGATGATGGATTGGTTTATGGCTTTGGGTGGATGGGGTTTGGTAGCCTTGGGTTCCCAGAGCGGGGAGTATCTGATAAGGTCATGAGGCCCGGAATCCTTGAATGCTTAAGAGGTCACCATGTATCTCAAATTAGTACTGGGTTGTACCACACAGTTGTTGTCACTAACCGTGGAAAAATCTTTGGGTTTGGAGACAATGAAAGAGCACAGCTTGGGCATGACACCTTGAGAATAAGCCTTGAACCCACTGAAATTTTCATCCAAGAAATGACAGATGATACAAATGCTGTTGCAGATAGTGAATGA